One genomic window of Mercenaria mercenaria strain notata chromosome 2, MADL_Memer_1, whole genome shotgun sequence includes the following:
- the LOC123564410 gene encoding sphingosine-1-phosphate lyase 1-like: protein MEDVTRVVKDVLKTVAPYLEDARVKVNGVCDQIEGWQIIAYTFGFTLILVSLYNFIFDEEKSLTFRIKRSFFKFVKRLPIIKDQIAKEIDKNAKGVEEGFQKGVGKMKYIHKLPAKGLSEKKIMDELDRYHSLVKVDWSKGMVSGAVYNGEDNLTNVLVEAYRKFAWTNPLHPDLFPDIRKMEAEVVRMCCSMFNGDEKSCGSVTSGGTESILLACLAYRNRARENGIKFPEIIVPVTAHAAFDKAAEFFHMKMTHIPVDPVTCKVDIRKMRRAINKNTCLLVGSAPQFPHGSIDPLEDIAALGKKYNIPVHTDCCLGGFLVPFMEKAGFSVPIVDFRVPGITSISADTHKYGFAPKGSSVILYSDKDYRKHQFFVQPDWPGGIYASPTLAGSRSGAVIASCWAAMMYFGESGYVETTKKIVTTTRYIAQELSKIKGIYVLGEPQVSVVSIASHDFNIFRLSDALADTGFSLNPLQFPSSIHLCCTLIHTHPGVADNFIKEVKKAVAEIMKDPKAKCGGIGAIYGMAQSIPDRSMVSEIAGLFLDACYSTKDPEPEKNGKVNGKH, encoded by the exons ATGGAGGACGTCACGAGAGTTGTTaag gaCGTCCTAAAGACAGTTGCACCTTATTTAGAAGATGCCCGTGTAAAAGTAAATGGTGTGTGTGATCAGATAGAAGGATGGCAAATAATTGCTTATACTTTTGGTTTCACGCTGATTCTGGTATCCTTGTACAACTTCATATTTGATGaagaaaaaa GTTTAACATTCAGAATAAAGAGATCTTTCTTCAAATTTGTGAAAAGATTACCAATAATCAAAGATCAGATTGCTAAAGAGATTGACAAAAATGCCAAAGGAGTTGAAGAAGGCTTTCAGAAAGGTGTTGGCAAGATGAAATACATTCATAAGCTGCCGGCAAAGGGCTTGTCAGAG aaaaaaatcatggaTGAGCTTGACAGATACCATTCATTAG TGAAGGTAGACTGGTCTAAAGGCATGGTGTCAGGAGCAGTGTACAATGGTGAAGATAATCTTACAAATGTACTTGTTGAG gcaTACAGAAAGTTTGCCTGGACCAATCCACTTCACCCTGACTTGTTCCCAGATATACGTAAGATGGAAGCAGAGGTTGTCCGTATGTGCTGTAGTATGTTCAATGGAGATGAAAAATCCTGTGGTTCT GTGACATCAGGAGGTACAGAGAGTATCCTGCTAGCATGTCTTGCCTACAGAAACAGAGCTAGGGAAAATGGTATCAAATTTCCAGAAAT aataGTTCCAGTAACAGCACATGCAGCATTTGATAAG GCAGCAGAGTTTTTCCACATGAAGATGACACATATACCAGTGGACCCTGTTACGTGTAAAGTTGATATCAGAAAAATGAGGCGAGCGATCAATAAAAATACATGCTTG TTGGTCGGATCAGCTCCCCAGTTTCCACATGGTTCAATTGACCCATTAGAAGACATTGCAGCT cttgGTAAGAAGTATAACATTCCAGTACATACAGATTGTTGTCTGGGAGGTTTTCTGGTTCCCTTCATGGAGAAAGCTGGATTCTCTGTGCCGATAGTCGACTTTAGAGTACCAGGCATTACCAGTATATCTGCAGATACTCACAAG TATGGTTTTGCTCCAAAGGGTTCCTCTGTAATATTGTACAGCGATAAGGACTACAGAAAGCACCAGTTCTTTGTTCAGCCAGACTGGCCTGGTGGTATCTATGCTTCCCCAACTCTTGCAG GCAGTAGATCAGGTGCTGTAATAGCATCATGTTGGGCAGCTATGATGTACTTCGGAGAGTCAGGGTATGTGGAGACTACCAAGAAGATTGTCACAACAACTAGATATATAGCACAGGA ATTGAGTAAGATCAAAGGTATATATGTACTTGGTGAGCCACAGGTGTCAGTGGTTTCTATAGCGTCACATGACTTCAACATCTTTCGTTTGTCAGATGCTCTAGCAGATACTGGATTCAGTCTTAACCCACTGCAGTTTCCTTCAAG taTTCATCTTTGTTGTACACTGATTCACACCCACCCAGGAGTGGCAGATAATTTTATCAAAGAAGTAAAGAAAGCTGTAGCGGAGATAATGAAAGATCCCAAGGCGAAATGTGGTGGAATT GGTGCTATCTATGGCATGGCGCAATCTATCCCGGATCGCTCAATGGTGTCTGAGATTGCTGGTCTGTTTCTTGATGCATGCTACAGTACCAAGGACCCAGAACCCGAGAAGAACGGGAAGGTGAATGGAAAACACTAA